One part of the Bacillus sp. FJAT-27916 genome encodes these proteins:
- the leuB gene encoding 3-isopropylmalate dehydrogenase, which produces MKKNIAVLPGDGIGPEVAKGAVEILRAIGERFGHEFTFQYGMIGGAAIDYAGTPLPNDTLALCRQSDAIMLGAVGGPKWDQNPPMQRPEQGLLKIRKELNLYANMRPINYYASLIESSPLKKEIIEETDFLIVRELTGGLYFGKPSERTYRDGMEAAVDTLYYERSEVKRIMKLAFELASSRSLKVTSVDKANVLESSRMWREVAEEVAKDYPHVTLEHMLVDNAAMQLIKNPRQFDTIVTENMFGDILSDEASVLTGSLGMLPSASLSESGLHLYEPIHGSAPDIAGQDKANPIAMILSSASMLRHSFGWEEEARAVEQAVKNILDSGKRTADLSGTGKPYSTSKMVEAIKEDILQKDAIFHIMDAYA; this is translated from the coding sequence ATGAAAAAGAACATTGCTGTATTACCAGGCGACGGCATCGGGCCGGAAGTAGCAAAGGGAGCGGTCGAAATCCTCAGGGCTATCGGGGAACGCTTCGGGCATGAATTCACCTTTCAATATGGAATGATTGGGGGAGCGGCTATTGATTATGCAGGCACTCCGCTTCCAAATGATACGCTGGCCCTTTGCAGGCAAAGCGATGCCATTATGCTCGGAGCAGTCGGAGGACCGAAGTGGGATCAGAATCCGCCGATGCAAAGGCCAGAGCAGGGCCTGCTGAAGATTCGCAAGGAATTGAATCTGTATGCGAATATGCGTCCAATCAACTATTATGCCAGTTTAATAGAATCTTCCCCGTTAAAGAAGGAAATCATCGAAGAGACAGATTTTCTGATTGTAAGAGAATTGACAGGAGGCCTTTATTTCGGAAAGCCGAGTGAGAGGACATACCGCGATGGGATGGAAGCGGCTGTTGATACCCTTTATTACGAACGAAGTGAAGTGAAACGAATCATGAAGCTTGCCTTTGAGCTTGCCTCCTCCCGAAGCCTTAAGGTTACATCAGTTGATAAAGCGAATGTTCTTGAATCGAGCCGTATGTGGCGGGAGGTTGCGGAAGAAGTAGCTAAGGATTATCCTCATGTAACCTTAGAGCATATGCTTGTCGATAATGCGGCCATGCAGCTCATTAAGAATCCGAGACAATTTGACACGATTGTAACGGAAAATATGTTTGGCGATATTTTGAGTGATGAAGCAAGTGTACTTACTGGGTCGCTTGGTATGCTGCCTTCAGCCAGCCTTTCTGAAAGCGGACTTCATTTATACGAACCAATCCATGGTTCGGCGCCTGATATAGCCGGTCAGGATAAAGCGAACCCGATTGCGATGATTCTCTCCAGTGCCTCCATGCTGCGTCATTCCTTTGGATGGGAGGAGGAAGCAAGGGCGGTGGAGCAGGCGGTCAAGAATATTCTGGATTCAGGTAAGCGGACCGCCGATCTATCAGGTACCGGCAAGCCATATTCTACGTCCAAGATGGTAGAAGCGATTAAAGAAGATATCCTGCAGAAGGATGCCATTTTTCACATTATGGATGCTTATGCATAA
- a CDS encoding 2-isopropylmalate synthase, whose product MRKIEIFDTTLRDGEQSAGVTLTSTEKIEIARQLEKLGVDIIEAGFPAASQGDFESVKQIAEMVKNSTVTALARSAQSDIDAAWQALKNTANPRIHVFLATSPIHRHYKLKMTEDEVVEAAVASIKYAKQFFPVVQWSAEDACRTELPFLARIVEEAIKAGAEIINIPDTVGYITPREYTEVFKYLQNHVPSIGGVKLSAHCHDDLGLATANSMAAILAGVTQIEGTINGIGERAGNTALEEVALGLYTRKDFYQAESRMVLGEIKRTSELVSKLTGMVIPPNKAVVGKNAFAHESGIHQDGVLKEKTTYEIIEPETVGLSSNAMVLGKHSGRHAFRTKIQELGFTVSDEEMNQLFKVFKNLADSKKEMTDEDIVALVLEEKVTKEGGYYDLVSIQVQYGTNQIPTATVTLSGMVNEKIQEAGTGAGSIEALYNTLERCINKPVTLKDYRIQSVGAGRDALAQVFVKVMYEGVETSGRGLAQDVLEASAKAYLNAINRAIMTEERTSIALMN is encoded by the coding sequence GTGCGAAAAATTGAGATATTTGATACCACATTAAGGGATGGCGAGCAGTCCGCCGGCGTAACCTTGACGAGTACGGAAAAAATCGAGATTGCGAGACAATTAGAGAAGCTGGGTGTCGATATTATTGAAGCCGGCTTCCCGGCGGCTTCTCAAGGGGATTTTGAATCCGTTAAGCAAATCGCGGAGATGGTGAAGAATTCAACCGTAACCGCACTGGCCCGCTCAGCACAATCGGATATTGATGCGGCTTGGCAGGCATTAAAAAATACAGCGAATCCACGTATTCATGTGTTCTTGGCAACATCGCCGATTCACCGCCATTATAAATTGAAGATGACAGAGGATGAGGTCGTTGAGGCGGCGGTTGCTTCTATTAAATATGCAAAACAGTTCTTCCCGGTTGTTCAGTGGTCAGCAGAGGATGCTTGCCGGACAGAGCTTCCCTTTCTCGCTAGAATTGTAGAGGAAGCAATTAAGGCAGGAGCGGAAATTATTAATATTCCAGATACGGTCGGCTATATCACGCCGCGTGAATACACAGAGGTGTTTAAATACTTACAGAATCATGTTCCATCCATTGGGGGTGTGAAGCTGTCAGCACATTGTCATGATGATCTAGGTCTTGCAACTGCTAATTCTATGGCTGCCATTCTTGCCGGTGTAACACAAATTGAAGGAACAATCAACGGAATTGGCGAGCGTGCCGGCAATACGGCATTAGAAGAGGTAGCCCTTGGTCTTTATACAAGGAAGGATTTCTACCAAGCAGAATCAAGGATGGTGTTAGGTGAAATAAAAAGGACGAGTGAACTTGTGAGTAAATTGACTGGCATGGTTATCCCGCCAAACAAGGCGGTAGTCGGAAAGAATGCCTTCGCTCATGAATCTGGTATCCACCAAGACGGCGTGTTGAAGGAAAAAACCACCTACGAGATCATTGAGCCGGAGACAGTTGGATTAAGCTCTAATGCCATGGTCCTTGGCAAGCATTCCGGTCGTCATGCCTTCCGCACGAAAATCCAAGAGCTTGGATTTACAGTATCAGATGAGGAAATGAACCAATTATTCAAGGTATTTAAGAATCTTGCAGATAGCAAGAAAGAGATGACGGATGAGGATATTGTTGCCTTGGTTCTTGAAGAGAAGGTGACGAAGGAGGGCGGCTATTATGATTTGGTCTCCATCCAAGTCCAATATGGAACCAATCAGATTCCGACGGCAACGGTGACATTGTCAGGAATGGTTAATGAAAAGATTCAGGAAGCGGGAACTGGTGCGGGAAGTATCGAAGCCTTGTATAACACGCTTGAACGCTGCATCAATAAGCCTGTTACGTTAAAGGATTACCGAATCCAATCCGTTGGTGCAGGAAGGGATGCGCTGGCCCAGGTATTTGTTAAGGTGATGTATGAAGGAGTGGAAACAAGCGGGCGGGGATTGGCCCAGGACGTTTTAGAGGCATCTGCCAAAGCCTACCTAAATGCGATAAACCGAGCCATCATGACAGAGGAAAGAACATCCATTGCTTTGATGAACTAA